The DNA segment AAATCGCCGATCAGGAAAATCACCTGGTGGCCGAGGTCTTGCAGCTGACGCAGCTTGTTCAGCACCACCGTATGGCCGAGATGCAAGTCAGGCGCGGTCGGGTCGAGGCCCAGCTTGATGCGCAAGGGCTTGCCCGTCTGCTCGGCGCGCACCAGTTTCTGGATGTATTCAGATTCGATGAGCAATTCGTCAATGCCGCGCTTGGTCACCGCCAATGCTTGCTTTACAGCATCAGATAATGCTGGCGTTTGCTGCACTGCAGCAGAATCTTTCATTTCCTTATTACTCATCAATTTCAAATTTTCAGTCATCGGTATAAAGTTTGCTTGAGTATCTTCCCTCGGTCGGTATAATTACCGATCCGCTCAACATTGCCGTTAATCAATAAAAGCAAAAACCAGGGAAAGAAAAACGGTTGATTTTAACTGATTGCATGTTCTCTAGAGATAAATTGATCGACCTTGGCGCACGAGGGAAGGCACTGTTCGGTGTCACCCGCAAGTCGCGCGTCGTGTCTTATTCGGCCCTATTCCTCGCCCTGTGCGCCTTTGGCGCGGCAGGCGTGGCGCCCATGGCGCCCGATGCCGCCGACCTGCCGGTGAAAACCGTTGCGCTCGAACTTGCCCTGCCCGACCTGCAAAGCCAGATCGCGGCGCAAGCCGAGAGCACCGCCTATTACGTTCGCGAAGAGAAGGTCCGTCCCGGCGACAGCCTGGCCACCCTGCTCAAACGCCTGGGCGTGGACGATGCCGCCGCTGCCGAATTCATCAAGAATGACCATGCCGCCTACCAGGTGCTGCAGCTCAAGCCGGGCAAGCAGGTGCAGGTCCAGACCGATGCCGATGGCGAACTGCAATGGCTGCGAACCACCCTGGGCAATGGCCGCGACGCCGCCTCGAACCTGCTGATCGAGCGCGACGGCGCGCACTTCAAGGCAAAACAAACACCCGCGGCACTGGAACAGCGTGTCGAAATGCGCAGCGGCGAAATCCGCTCCTCGCTGTTTGCGGCCACCGACCAGGCACTGATCCCGGACAACGTGGCGCTGCAAATCGTCGAGATGTTTTCCACCGATATTGACTTTGCCTCGGACCTGCGCCGTGGCGACCGTTTCAATGTGGTGTATGAAACGCTCTGGCAAAACGGCGAATATGTCCGGGCTGGACGCGTGCTGGCGGCCGAATTCGTCAACGGCGGCCGCTCGTACCAGGCAGTCTGGTTTGAAGACCCCGCCAGCGGCCAGGGCGGCGGCTATTTTGGTTTCGACGGCAAGTCCCTGAAAAAGGCGTTCCTGAAGTCGCCCCTGGAGTTTTCACGGATTTCCTCCGGGTTTTCGATGCGCAAGCATCCGATTTCGGGCAAATGGAAAGCGCACAAAGGCGTTGACTTCGCCGCCGTCACCGGCACCCCGATCCGTGCCGCAGCCGATGGCGTGGTGCACTTTGCCGGCGTCCAGGGTGGCTATGGCAATGTCGTGGAAATCAAGCACTGGAGTAATTATTCCACCGCCTACGCCCACATGAGCCGCTTCGCCAGCGGCTTGCGCAAAGGAATGAAAGTCAGCCAGGGACAATTGATCGGCTATGTCGGCAGCACCGGCTGGTCCACCGGGCCGCACCTGCACTACGAATTCCGCGTCAGCAACGAAGCACGCGATCCCCTGAAGGTCGACATGCCCACGGCCCAGCCGCTGGCCGGCGGTCAGCTGCAGCGCTTCCGCGGCGTCACATCGGACATGCTGCACCGCTTCGCCCTGCTGAACCCGCAAGACCAGAATACCCGCCTGGCGTCGGCCAAATAATTCGCCTGTGGCATCGCGGCCACGGCCGCGGCAAACCGTTCGTGCTGCAAGGCTTGTAGAATCAAGCCTTCACGAACGGTTTTTTTATGCCCGCACAACTATCCTCCCCGCCCCTCTATATCGGCCTGATGTCCGGCACCAGCCTCGACGGTGTCGATGGCGTACTCACGGCGTTTCCAGACAATTACCGTGGCGGACCGGTCCAGACCCTGGCCAGCGCCTATATCGGCTTCCCGCCTGAACTGCGGCGCGACATGCTGGCGCTGCAGGCGGCCGGAGAAGATGAAATCCACCGCGAAGCGCTGCTCGCCAATGCGCTCGCAGGCTACTATGCCGATTGCGTGTCCAGTCTGCTGGCACAAGCCGATGCCAGGCCAGGCCAGATCACCGCCATCGGCGCCCATGGCCAGACCATCCGCCATCGCCCGGAACTTGGCTATACCCGCCAGACCAATAACCCGGCACTGCTGGCCGAACTGACCGGGATTGACGTGGTTGCCGACATCCGCAGCCGCGATATCGCCGCCGGCGGCCAGGGTGCGCCACTGGTACCGGCGTTCCACCAGGCTGTCTTTGCCGCCCCGCACGGCACGCGGGTGGTCGCCAATATCGGCGGCATCAGCAACATCAGCGTATTGCCGGCAACGGATGCGGCTGTGGCGGCAACAGCGCCTGCGGTAACCGGTTTCGACACTGGCCCCGGCAATGTCCTCATGGATGCCTGGATCAGCCGGCACCGGGGCCAGGCTTATGACAGCAATGGCGACTGGGCAGCCAGCGGCAAGGCGCTGCCAGTGCTGCTGGAAGTCTTGCGCGAGGAAGCTTTTTTCAGGATGGCGCCACCGAAAAGTACCGGGCGGGACCTTTTCCATCTGCCCTGGCTGCAGCAAAAGCTGGCGACGGCCGGCATTACGGCAGCGGCCAGCCGTGCCGAAGATGTGCAAGCGACATTGGCGGCATTCACTGCTTCCACGCTGGCTGATGCCATCGTCGCGCACGCGCCCCAGGCGGAGTCTGTGTATGTCTGTGGTGGCGGAGCCTACAATGCTCACCTCATGCGGCAATTGCAAAACGCCCTGGCGCAACACGACACCGGCATCACTGTCGATTCCACCACGGCATTGGGGATTTCCCCCAACCATGTCGAAGCACTGGCCTTTGCCTGGCTGGCACAACGCTTCTGCCTGCGGCTGCCAGGCAACCTGCCGGCAGTGACAGGCGCCCGCGGCGAGCGGATCCTGGGCGCCCTCTATCCTGCCTGAATCCTGCCGTTAGCAGCTCGCAACTACTGACGCCGGCTCAGCCACAAAATTGCAGGCGCAAAAAAAGCGCAGACTCGTCTGCGCTTTTTTCAGGAACCGGAAAAATCAGGCGGAGAACGACGAACCGCAGCCGCACGTACTGGTAGCACCCGGATTCTTGATGACGAATTGCGCGCCTTCCAGGTCATCCTTGTAATCGATTTCGGCGCCCACCAGGTACTGGTAGCTCATCGAATCGATCAGCAGCTGCACGCCATTCTTGGTCATGGTGGTGTCGTCTTCGTTGACGATTTCATCGAAGGTGAAACCGTACTGGAACCCCGAGCAGCCTCCGCCTTGCACGAATACACGCAATTTGAGGTCAGGATTGCCTTCTTCCTCGATCAACTGCGCAACCTTGGAGGCGGCGCTGTCGGTAAAGATAATGGGGGCGGGCATTTCGGTGATGGCATTCATGGATAGCTCCTACTGAAAACAATACGACAGATATAGCATTATAACCCGATATAAATGCTCAGGTATTCGACCCGATCAGCTTGGTCGGCGCTGCCAGCTTCAAGATCGGCTCTTCCACCTGGTCATGCGTCAGTTTGCCCGATACGAGCGCGCCGCCATGCATTTCCAGGGCCTTGTAATTGACGTCACCGGTAATGCGCGCCTTCGGCTGCAATTCCAGCAACTCGCTGCAATAGACCGGCCCATTGATCTGGCCATTGACCACCAGGTGCGCCGCACGGACCTCGCCTTCGATCACGGCATGTTCGGAGATCACCAGCATGCTGGGGAGGGTGGGGTCGGCGATCACATTCCCACGAACATTGCCATCGATACGCAAACCGCCCTTGAAATGCAGGTCGCCCTCGATCCTGGTGGCTAAACCGATGAGGCTGTCGATGGTGCTTTTGCTTTTGCTGCCAAACATGATGGCACTCCTTTGACAATTTTTACAACTTGGCCGACTGTTGCGCGCGCAACTGGCCTTTTTCGAGAATACGTGCCTGCACGGTTTGCACAATTGCGCCTTCCGGCAAGTTCAGCGTACCTTCCATGCGTTGATAATGCTGAAAGGCAAGCTTGAATCGCTCCCCGTCCCCAGTTTTGGCATCGGGAAAAATGATCATAGCACTTTTCCCTTCACGTACAACGCTCACTGCCAATTGCAAGTTTCCAACAAATTCGCGTCCACCTTTACCGCCTTGCATCACTAACAAGCGATATTTCAGTTGATTTGGCGCAATGGATTCCACTGCCAGGCGCTGGATCGAGATTCCTGCCGCACCAGTGCTGGCAGGCAATAAACGTTCGAAAAAGGCCAGGTCTTCCTTCAGGCGGGCATTTTCGGCCAACAGATTTTTGACTTGCGCCGCCATTTGCTGCTGCGCGGTGCGTTCGATCTGCAACTGGCTTTCCGCGGCGTCCACGCCACCTGAAAAGCGGTCCCGCTCGGTAGTGGCCTGGGCGAGACGCTCGTGCAGGTCGCTGACTTGCGCCGGACTGATGGTATTGCCGCGTCCGGTCAGATTGCGCCCCAGGTCATAGGTCGCTAACGCAATCGCCCCGGCCATACCGAGCACAATAGCCACCAGCAACAAGCGCAAGGGCCAGGGCAGGTGATGACGAATGCTGACACGCGGCGCGGCGACCGACAGGCGCCGCCGCCACAGCTTCAGCCGCAGCGACGGGCCAAACAGGTTTTTCAAACTCATGTATTTGCTACGCGCCGCTTAAGGCAATACGGGCACGTGTGCCAGGCCAGCTTTTTCTTCCAGGCCAAACATGATATTCATGCATTGCACGCCTTGGCCCGCCGCGCCCTTGACGAGATTGTCTTCGACCACCAGGATCACAAGTAAATCGCCGCCGCCCGGACGGTGCACGGCAACGCGCAGCATGTTCGAAGCCCGCACCGAGCGGGTTTCAGGGTGGCTGCCGGCGGGCATCACATCGACGAAACGCTCCCCCTTGAAATGGTTTTCGTACAAGGCCTGGAAATCGGTATCGCGCGCTTCCGGCAGGATCGTCGCATACAGGGTCGAATGGATGCCGCGGATCATTGGCACCAGGTGCGGCACGAACGTCAGGCCGACCTTGCGTTGAGCGATTGCCTGCAAGCCCTGCACGGTTTCCGGCAAATGGCGATGGCCCTTGACGCCGTAAGCCTTGAAATTGTCGGCAGCCTCCGCCAGGAGGGTGGAAATCTCGGCCTTGCGGCCAGCCCCCGATACGCCGGACTTGCAATCGGCAATCAGCGCGGCTTCATTGACCAGGGGCTTGCCCTGCGCCAGCAGCGGCGCAAAACCCAATTGCATGGAAGTGGGATAGCAACCCGGCAAGCCGATCAGGCGTGCCGCCTTAATTGCCGCACGATTAACTTCCGGCAAGCCATACACGGCTTCCTCCAGCAAGTCCGGGCAGGAATGCGGCATGCCATACCATCTTTCAAATTCCGCCGTGTCTTTGAGGCGGAAATCCGCCGCCAGGTCGATCACCTTGACACCGGCCGCCAGCAATTCAGGCGCCTGCGCCATGGCGACGCCGTGCGGGGTGGCGAAAAACACCACGTCGCATTCCGTCAGCTTTGCCTTTTCCGGCGATGAAAAAGCCAGCGACACATGACCGCGCAGTGAAGGAAACATGTCAGCCACCGGCAAACCATCTTCCTTGCGCGACGTGATGGCGGCCAGTTCCACATCCGGATGTGCTGCCAGGATGCGCAGCAATTCCACACCGGTGTAGCCGGTACCACCGACAATGCCAACCTTGATCATAGCTTCCTCACTTTTTAACAAGCCCGTATTTTACGGGAAGTCCGCTGCACGGGCATGACCGGATTGTTACAAGCCGTATCCATCCCGACCGCCGGCCGCGCGCTTTGCCACCTCGGAAATCAGGTGCGTTTCCTTACCCAGAACTGGTACATCCCGGCGAAAATTGCCGGATTTTCTTCTTCCACTGTATCCCAGTTGGCCAGAGAATCACAGGCCGGGTTGTCCGGAAAACGCGCCAGGTAGCGGTTTCGGGTTTCCGGATTAGAAAATTCAAAGCCAAGGAATTCCAGCCCGAGCGCATCCAGGCAATCCCGAATTTCCAGCGGCGAATACACATGCTCCTGGACATGGAAGATCAGGTCGCGGCACGCACTGGTGCTGTAAAAATCCGGACTGATGGCGATCACGCCAATATCGATGCCGGCCTCGCCCTGCATGACGTCGCGCCGGAAGCGGCTGATGCCCTCGCGGGTGGCGGGATAATCTTTTTCGGCCACCAGTTGCCGCAGGGCGCTTACTTCCCGCCGCGCGCGCCGGCTGTACAGGCCGATATTCATATAGCCGTCCGGCCGCAGCAAGCCGGTCAGCACGCGCCAGCCGGCGAGCGGATCGCGCATGTGATGCAAGACGCCGCTGCAGACAATCAGGTCGAACCGGCGCTCGAGCGCACCCAGCTCCAGGATATCGCCGTGGCGGAAATCGATATCGGTCACGCCGAATTCGCGCGTGGCACGCATGGCATACGCCAGGCTGGTCTTGCTGATGTCGACGGCGAGGATACCCGCATGCGCGAAGGATTGCGCAACCTGGAAGGCGTCACTGCCGGTGCCGCAGCCGGCCACAAGAATGTCCGGTGCGGCAGGCAACTGTGCCGTGATATCGCGGTGGGGCAAGCGCTGCCGCAGTGCCTCGTCCAGGGGCAAACCGACACCCGCCACACCGCGCCTTTTCCAGCGCGGATAGGGATTTTCCTCGTACTGCTGGCGCACTGCCTGCGACACTGCGTCGGCCACGCCTGTCAGGCCAGGAATCTCCGCCTTCAACGCATCTTCCTGCAACGGCTGACCCAGTTGCCGCTCTAGCAAGGCCTGCACATGGGCCTGAGCCCAGTCCGCCGGCTTGATCCAGGCTGCAAAGGGTTGCCGATACAGGGGTTGATAACAGCCGGCCAGCGCCAGCATGATTGCAGGCACTGGCTGCGACTGGCCGAAGGCGGCCTCCAGGTGATCGGTAAGCGCGGCAATGTGCGCTTCTTCCACTGCCGTAATGGTGTAAATGTATTCGTTAGCGAAGCACTGCAAGGCAAGGCCGCAGGCAAAGCGTTCCACCACAGGCGCTGCCTCAGCTTGCGGCGTGCGCAGCAATGCCGCAAGCAGGGCTTGGCGGACCAGCGCCAGCAATCGTTCCAGGCGGTAGTCGGTGATCAGCGCCTGCTCCAGCAGTGCCAGCAACAGCGGCATTGCCAGCAGCGGTTGCAAGCTGCCATCCGCCACGGCGGCCTCGATCTGCGTACGGCCATTTTCGGCATCGGCAGCAACCAACAGAAAGCCCTGCGCCAGCGGGTCTGCGCACACCATCGCGGTGGCAAGGCGCTCCAGCTTCTGCGGATCCAGCACCTGCTGGCTGAAAGCGTGCAACAGCAACTCCGGATCCACTAGATTCAGCGCCTCGTCGCTCAGCAATTCCAGGATGCTGGCATAGAGGGACCAGTTTCTCGCCATGCCGGGCTGGATTTTCAGCAGCCGCTGACAGCACAACAAGGCTTTCTTGAGTTCGCCCTGGCCTTGCAGTAGCCGGCCCAGTGCAAGCAGTGCATCTGGATATTCGGGCATGAACGTCAGGGCCTGCTGGAATGACGCGACTGCAGCATCCAGCTTGCCTTGCGCATGCAGGCTGAGTCCCAGGTTGTAATGCGCCTGCGCATAGCCTGGCTTGAGCGCAAGTGCCTGGCTGTAGCAAGCCACGGCATTGTCATGCTGCCCCATGGCGCGCCAAGCTTCGCCCAAGTTGGCATGCGCTTCGGCATATTCCGGCTGCAGCGTGAGCGCCTGACCGATCAAGCCTGCCGCCTCGGCGTGCCTGCCAGTCTGGTGGTGCAGGACGCCCGACAGGTGCAAGGCATCGGCGTTGCCCGGATCGAGCGCCAGGACTTGCCGGTAGATTGGCTCTGCCTGCGCAAAGCGGCCAGCCTGGTGGTATTCCAGTGCAGCCTGCAGTGCATGGGGGATGCCGGCGACGCCGGATAACCCGCCTGCGCCGCCAGGCGCCGCCATTGACTGGCGCTGGGCACAGCATTGCTTGTATTTTTTGCCGCTGCCGCAATAGCAGGGATCGTTGCGACCGATATTGTTCAAGTGGATTCCACGGGAATGGTTTGCCTGGATGGGCGCAGAGGGGCGCGCCGCTCAATTGCAAGGCCGGCGCAAAATGCAGTGGCGGCCATCGCTATTGTAGCGCGTCGCTGCCGGGAAGGATAAGGCGGACAGTGGCCGCGGAAATGAAAAACGGGCGCCGAAGCGCCCGTTTCTTGTCAAACTACGACAATCGCATGTCAGGGCAAAGCCCTGGACAATTAGAAGGTGTGTTTCACGCCCAGTGCGAAGGTCGAAGCGGTTTCGCCAGCCAACAGGCCCGAACCGGTGAACGAAGTACCTGCCAGGAACGGCTGGTAGATGCCACGTGCATCGTTGTCCAGACGGCTGTAGAACACGCCGACGTTGGTGCGCTTGGACAGGGCGTGGTCGTAGCCCAGGGTGTACATCTTGGCGCCAGTGTTGGCGCCAGCGACGGCTGCCAGACCAGCGTGGCCGAGGGACAGATCGCCAGCCTTGGTGACGCTAGCCAGGATGGTGCTGTTGCCGAAAGCGTAGCTGACAGGGATCGACCATGCGGTACGGGACGAATCGCCGCCGCCGACTGCTTCACGCTTTGCGCGGTCAGCGATCAGGCCGACCTTGAAGCCGCCGAACTTGTACGAACCGGTGAAACGCAGTTGCGAGTCATCGGTTGCGCCAGCTGCACGGCCTTCAGCGGTGAAGTCACGGTATGCCAGGCTCAGGGACAGCGGGCCATTGTTGTAGCCGCCTTGCAGGTAGTATTCACGGCCGTCGTTGTACTGGTTACCACCGCCGATGACGCCTTCTGCGCCAGCCGAAGCGGTCGACACGCCAAACGCGCCGTTAAAGCCGCTGATGACCGGAGTACGGTAGGTGATCGAGTTGACGCGACGGGTGATGTCCAGATAGCCACCGCCTTGGTTCATGATCGAGTAGGTAGCGGTCATGCTGGTAGGCATGGAAACCAGGTTACCCGAAGCGGACACGAATTCAGCAGCCAGACCTTGGACCGACATCCAGGAATGCTTACCAACGGTCACTTGACCGAAGCCGCCCTTGAGGCCGACGAAGGTGTCGCCATCAGCCAGGCCAGCGCCGGTTGCGCCGCCGGTCGATTGACGCTGGTCGGTGTTGAAACGGTTTTCAACGTAGAACAGTGCGGACAGGCCGCCACCCAGATCTTCGGTGCCGGTCAGCCAGAAACGCGAATTGTAGTCGTCATCGACGCGCAGTTCGTTGTTGGCAACGCGAGCGGTGCTGCTGACTTTGTAGCTCTTCAGGTTAGCCTGAACCACGCCGCCGATGGAAACGTTGGTTTGAGCTTGTGCGCCGGTAGCGAAAGCGCCCAGAACTGCGAGAGCGAGTAGCGATTTTTTCATTAAAATTTCTCCGAGAGTTGTGAAGCTAAAGTTATTTTCCTGCATCCAGCAAGGCCACTAGTGGAAACGTCCCTGCCGGCACTTCTAATCCCATTGGTCAAGAAGCTATGTGCCATTTCATCAAAATACGGATGCCAGGGCAAAGCAATTTTGGCTTTTATGGCAATATGACGAGAGTTGTGTCGCTTTGCTGCAACAATTCATTTCCAATTGATAAGTCTCTGATAACGCAAGTTGAAAAGGTGTCAACAAAATGAGCGCGCTGGATAAATTCATTATTGGCCTGGATGGCGCACTGCGAACCGTGGCCGGCCTCAGCGCCGCCGGCCGCCCGAACCCTTCGCGGGGATTGGCTGAAAATGAACTTGATGTGACTGAACGCCGCCATAGCGCTGGACTGATGCGCGTAAACCATGTGGGTGAAGTGTGCGCCCAGGCACTTTATGCATCGCAAGGCATGCTTGCCAAAAATGAAACAGTGCGCCAACAACTTGCCCATTCACAACAAGAAGAAGAGGATCACCTGGCCTGGACGGCGCAGCGGTTGCGCGAACTGGATTCACGCCCGAGCCTGCTGAACCCCGTATGGTATGCCGGCGCCTTCACCATCGGCATGGTCGCCGCACGCCTGGGCGATGCCCGCAGCCTGGGCTTCGTCGTGGAGACTGAGCGCCAGGTCGAAGCCCACCTGAACGACCACCTGGATCGCCTGCCGGCCCAGGACATCAAGTCGCGCGCGATCGTCGAGCAAATGCGCCAGGACGAGATAGCCCATGGCGCAGCAGCCAATAACCTGGGGGCAACCCACCTGCCGGCGCCCGTGCGCCTGGCCATGCGTGGCATGGCCAAGGTGATGACATCGACCGCGTATTACCTGTAATTGTGCGTGTCAGGCCGATTCTGAAGGCGCATTATCGTCGACGATCTCGAAGGTATGCGTCATTTCGGCCGTTTTTTCCAGCATGATCGATGCAGAACAGTATTTTTCATGCGATAACTTGATGGCGCGCTCGACCAGGTTTGCTTTGAGGTTGCGGCCCCGGACGATGAAATGAAAGTTAATCCGGGTGAAGACTTTCGGATCCTTCTCGGCGCGCTCGGATTGCAAGGTAACATCGCAGCCGCGAATATCCTGGTGGCTTTTACGCAAGATGAGCACGACGTCGTACGCCGTACATCCTCCCGTGCCTGCCAGCACCAATTCCATCGGGCGCGGGGCCAGATTGCGGCCACCGCCGTCGGGCGCCCCATCCATTGCCACCACATGGCCGGAGCCGGTTTCCGCCAAGAAGGTCATCCCGGACAATCCGGTCCAGCGTACTGTGCATTCCATGATCAATCCACTCCTCAATAAAGTGCCCTTATTGTAACTGTTCTCACAAGCAGCACCGCGACGGCACCCCGCTTGCCAGCTGTCGCAGGGAAGCGAAAAACAACTCTCCCGTGGGAAATTTGCTACACCGCAGCAATAAAAAAATTATTTCAAAAACCTACAAATCATTGAATTTAAATGACAATTTAAATATCACATCAAAAATATCGCACTCGCCCAGCAAAAAGACAGAGAATTTTCTTGCGATGCACAATTCGCTTTACTATACTGGTTTTTATCGATTGTTGATGTTTATGCAAAACAGATGCAATCACGCTTTGTCTCCTCCACCCTTCTCCTTTGGTGTGGATTTCAG comes from the Janthinobacterium sp. 17J80-10 genome and includes:
- a CDS encoding M23 family metallopeptidase, encoding MFSRDKLIDLGARGKALFGVTRKSRVVSYSALFLALCAFGAAGVAPMAPDAADLPVKTVALELALPDLQSQIAAQAESTAYYVREEKVRPGDSLATLLKRLGVDDAAAAEFIKNDHAAYQVLQLKPGKQVQVQTDADGELQWLRTTLGNGRDAASNLLIERDGAHFKAKQTPAALEQRVEMRSGEIRSSLFAATDQALIPDNVALQIVEMFSTDIDFASDLRRGDRFNVVYETLWQNGEYVRAGRVLAAEFVNGGRSYQAVWFEDPASGQGGGYFGFDGKSLKKAFLKSPLEFSRISSGFSMRKHPISGKWKAHKGVDFAAVTGTPIRAAADGVVHFAGVQGGYGNVVEIKHWSNYSTAYAHMSRFASGLRKGMKVSQGQLIGYVGSTGWSTGPHLHYEFRVSNEARDPLKVDMPTAQPLAGGQLQRFRGVTSDMLHRFALLNPQDQNTRLASAK
- a CDS encoding anhydro-N-acetylmuramic acid kinase; its protein translation is MPAQLSSPPLYIGLMSGTSLDGVDGVLTAFPDNYRGGPVQTLASAYIGFPPELRRDMLALQAAGEDEIHREALLANALAGYYADCVSSLLAQADARPGQITAIGAHGQTIRHRPELGYTRQTNNPALLAELTGIDVVADIRSRDIAAGGQGAPLVPAFHQAVFAAPHGTRVVANIGGISNISVLPATDAAVAATAPAVTGFDTGPGNVLMDAWISRHRGQAYDSNGDWAASGKALPVLLEVLREEAFFRMAPPKSTGRDLFHLPWLQQKLATAGITAAASRAEDVQATLAAFTASTLADAIVAHAPQAESVYVCGGGAYNAHLMRQLQNALAQHDTGITVDSTTALGISPNHVEALAFAWLAQRFCLRLPGNLPAVTGARGERILGALYPA
- the erpA gene encoding iron-sulfur cluster insertion protein ErpA; translated protein: MNAITEMPAPIIFTDSAASKVAQLIEEEGNPDLKLRVFVQGGGCSGFQYGFTFDEIVNEDDTTMTKNGVQLLIDSMSYQYLVGAEIDYKDDLEGAQFVIKNPGATSTCGCGSSFSA
- a CDS encoding polymer-forming cytoskeletal protein — translated: MFGSKSKSTIDSLIGLATRIEGDLHFKGGLRIDGNVRGNVIADPTLPSMLVISEHAVIEGEVRAAHLVVNGQINGPVYCSELLELQPKARITGDVNYKALEMHGGALVSGKLTHDQVEEPILKLAAPTKLIGSNT
- a CDS encoding DUF6776 family protein; this encodes MKNLFGPSLRLKLWRRRLSVAAPRVSIRHHLPWPLRLLLVAIVLGMAGAIALATYDLGRNLTGRGNTISPAQVSDLHERLAQATTERDRFSGGVDAAESQLQIERTAQQQMAAQVKNLLAENARLKEDLAFFERLLPASTGAAGISIQRLAVESIAPNQLKYRLLVMQGGKGGREFVGNLQLAVSVVREGKSAMIIFPDAKTGDGERFKLAFQHYQRMEGTLNLPEGAIVQTVQARILEKGQLRAQQSAKL
- the argC gene encoding N-acetyl-gamma-glutamyl-phosphate reductase, with protein sequence MIKVGIVGGTGYTGVELLRILAAHPDVELAAITSRKEDGLPVADMFPSLRGHVSLAFSSPEKAKLTECDVVFFATPHGVAMAQAPELLAAGVKVIDLAADFRLKDTAEFERWYGMPHSCPDLLEEAVYGLPEVNRAAIKAARLIGLPGCYPTSMQLGFAPLLAQGKPLVNEAALIADCKSGVSGAGRKAEISTLLAEAADNFKAYGVKGHRHLPETVQGLQAIAQRKVGLTFVPHLVPMIRGIHSTLYATILPEARDTDFQALYENHFKGERFVDVMPAGSHPETRSVRASNMLRVAVHRPGGGDLLVILVVEDNLVKGAAGQGVQCMNIMFGLEEKAGLAHVPVLP
- a CDS encoding tetratricopeptide repeat protein — translated: MNNIGRNDPCYCGSGKKYKQCCAQRQSMAAPGGAGGLSGVAGIPHALQAALEYHQAGRFAQAEPIYRQVLALDPGNADALHLSGVLHHQTGRHAEAAGLIGQALTLQPEYAEAHANLGEAWRAMGQHDNAVACYSQALALKPGYAQAHYNLGLSLHAQGKLDAAVASFQQALTFMPEYPDALLALGRLLQGQGELKKALLCCQRLLKIQPGMARNWSLYASILELLSDEALNLVDPELLLHAFSQQVLDPQKLERLATAMVCADPLAQGFLLVAADAENGRTQIEAAVADGSLQPLLAMPLLLALLEQALITDYRLERLLALVRQALLAALLRTPQAEAAPVVERFACGLALQCFANEYIYTITAVEEAHIAALTDHLEAAFGQSQPVPAIMLALAGCYQPLYRQPFAAWIKPADWAQAHVQALLERQLGQPLQEDALKAEIPGLTGVADAVSQAVRQQYEENPYPRWKRRGVAGVGLPLDEALRQRLPHRDITAQLPAAPDILVAGCGTGSDAFQVAQSFAHAGILAVDISKTSLAYAMRATREFGVTDIDFRHGDILELGALERRFDLIVCSGVLHHMRDPLAGWRVLTGLLRPDGYMNIGLYSRRARREVSALRQLVAEKDYPATREGISRFRRDVMQGEAGIDIGVIAISPDFYSTSACRDLIFHVQEHVYSPLEIRDCLDALGLEFLGFEFSNPETRNRYLARFPDNPACDSLANWDTVEEENPAIFAGMYQFWVRKRT
- a CDS encoding porin, producing MKKSLLALAVLGAFATGAQAQTNVSIGGVVQANLKSYKVSSTARVANNELRVDDDYNSRFWLTGTEDLGGGLSALFYVENRFNTDQRQSTGGATGAGLADGDTFVGLKGGFGQVTVGKHSWMSVQGLAAEFVSASGNLVSMPTSMTATYSIMNQGGGYLDITRRVNSITYRTPVISGFNGAFGVSTASAGAEGVIGGGNQYNDGREYYLQGGYNNGPLSLSLAYRDFTAEGRAAGATDDSQLRFTGSYKFGGFKVGLIADRAKREAVGGGDSSRTAWSIPVSYAFGNSTILASVTKAGDLSLGHAGLAAVAGANTGAKMYTLGYDHALSKRTNVGVFYSRLDNDARGIYQPFLAGTSFTGSGLLAGETASTFALGVKHTF
- the coq7 gene encoding 2-polyprenyl-3-methyl-6-methoxy-1,4-benzoquinone monooxygenase; the protein is MSALDKFIIGLDGALRTVAGLSAAGRPNPSRGLAENELDVTERRHSAGLMRVNHVGEVCAQALYASQGMLAKNETVRQQLAHSQQEEEDHLAWTAQRLRELDSRPSLLNPVWYAGAFTIGMVAARLGDARSLGFVVETERQVEAHLNDHLDRLPAQDIKSRAIVEQMRQDEIAHGAAANNLGATHLPAPVRLAMRGMAKVMTSTAYYL
- a CDS encoding OsmC family protein, with translation MECTVRWTGLSGMTFLAETGSGHVVAMDGAPDGGGRNLAPRPMELVLAGTGGCTAYDVVLILRKSHQDIRGCDVTLQSERAEKDPKVFTRINFHFIVRGRNLKANLVERAIKLSHEKYCSASIMLEKTAEMTHTFEIVDDNAPSESA